The sequence below is a genomic window from Paenibacillus silvisoli.
CCGGCCATGAAAGGGCCAGTGCCGGACGGGCATTTCCAGAACGCCTCCTCGTCGCGCTCAACCAGATCGCGGGGCAAAATCGATGCCATCGCGGAGCTCATGAACCGGTGAAAAATCCGGTTCGTCTTGGCGAGCTCGATTCGGATCGTTCTCGCTCCGATCGACTCGATCGAAACGACGTTGCGAAGCAGCCAACTGTGAGAGGTGCCTGCGCGCAGCCGCTCCAGCGAGAAAATGACGTCATCCGTCGTCAGCTCGTGGCCATGGTGAAAGTAGACGCCTTTGCGAAGATGGAACTGCCAAACCGTCGCTTCCTTGTTGCACTCCCAAGCATGCGCAATGCCAGGGACAACACGTCCGGACGAAGCGTCAAAATGCACGAGCGGGTCAAACAGCTGCCGGATCATATGCGCATCGAACGCATAGTAAACCGCAGCCGGATCGAGCGTCGTAATCGGCGTTTGAACCGGCAGTCGCAGCGTATCGACGTGGCGCTTGCCGTCCAGCACCTCGGTCCGATAGCCGAAATGGAGCTCCAGCCATTCCGTGAACCGGTCCTTCACCGGCGAGCCTTTCCCGTGCGCGTGGATGATCTCGAAGGCAGGCTTATACTCCCCGCGCTGCGCCATCCGCTGCGCCAGCTCAAGCAGCATCGCATCCCGCTCCAGCTGGAAAACAAGCTGCGAACGGTTGCCGCGGCCGCGGCCCGGCTGCCATTGCACCCAGCCCTCTTCCTCCATTTTGCGGAGAATCAGCTTCACGTTCCGGGTCGTGCAATAGAGCGTCCGCGCCAGCTCTTCCAGCGAAACCTCGACAGGCGTCTGAACGGGCGCCCCGTCCGCGAAGCGGCTGTATAAATCCAAATAACGTTCCGCTGCTGCAGTCTGCATAATTCCTCCTTTTCCCAATTAAAAGGGGAAGTGATTAATGAACATTCTACACTTTTTATCCCCTTTTAGCGAGCGCATAATGAATTCATAAGCGGAGAGAGTTTGACTCCGTCAAACACCCTATTAAAGGAGGCAACCACCATGTTGCAACACACCAATACGTATACGACGGAGAAGCTCTACCAATACCAGCAGGAGCAATTAAAACGCGGCGTAAACAAAGCATTGATGATCGCAGAGGCGGAAAAGGCGGCGGAAGCAGAAGCGGAAAAGCAGGTGAGCAGGAAGAAGGGCTCCATGCGCAGATGGTTAGAAAAATGGCGGTTCGTCACTTCCATGAAGTGACGACCGCCATTTTTTTTATGATTCGAATATAATCGCAGTCGAAGGTTGAATTCGCGCAAAAGAGGAAAAACGCGCATTGTGCGCTTCAATGATTTGTTCCGCGCTTTGACCGTTCTGCCCCCATGTGCTGTGGGCATCTCCGGCCACCGTAACGTCATACCCCAGCTCGGCCGCTCGGGTAACCGTCGCATTAATGCAGTAGTCGGTTTGCAAACCCGCGATGACCAGCTGGCTAATCCCCTTGGCCGTCAGCTTGTCGCGAAGGTCCGTTCCTTCGAACGAATCCGGTTTAAACTTCTGAATTCGCGGCTCGCCGTCCTTCGGCGCAATCGCGGTATGGATCTCCCAGGCAGGCGATCCGGTTTCCAGCTCTTCGCCGACGCCTTCGTTGTGCTGAACATAGATGACCGGAATGCCGCCGGCTCTTGCCCTTCCAAGTAATCCGCCGATTCGCTCCAGCAGCTCCTCATGCCCGTGTACCGGATTTTCTTCGTTAAACATGGCCGTCTGCACATCAATGATGAGCAGCGCCGTATTCGTGTTCGATGATGGGTTCGTCATGCTGACAACGCCTCCTTCTTCTCGCCATTATTACTCTTCGAATAACCGTTCGCCCCGGTGCAGCCGCCACGCAATCGTCGCCGTATGCGGCAGCTCGCGCGCCGTAGGCGCATGAGCTGCCAAATATCTCGTGCAGGCAAGCAGCATCGTTTCCTGCGCCCGCAGCGCAAATGCATCGGAACGGCCGCGCCACTGATCGTACTCGGCAAATGCCGCCTCTACCATTTGGAACGTGTGGAACTCCGCATCCTCGCGCAGCAGCGCATGGCCGAGCGTATTAAGCAGCGGTTCGATCTCCCCGCCGCGGTTCGCGTAATCGTAGACGAGCTGCGCCGCGCGGTCGACCTGCTGCCGCTGATCCAGCAGCTGCAGCAAATCATCCGTCCCGACAGCGCTGTCCGCCGCGACGGAAGCCTCTTTCGGCCGCTTCGCAGCCGGCACGTTCAAGAACCGGTCCAAATACACGCTCATGGCGCCGTGGAAAATCGCCCGGTTCAGCAGCGGCTCTTCGGACTTCTGCAGCCTGACATGAAGCGCATGCGCGTAAGTAAACGTGTGGAGCACGGCCACCCAGTCGCGATGATCGTTCTGCGTATGGAAGCGCACGATGCGCTCCGCGGCTGCCAGCGCAACCAGCTGCGCAAGCTGTGCCGGCGATGCGCCTGCCTGCAGCAGCTCTTTCAACAGCGTGACGGTCTCCAGCGGCTGCTCGCTCAAGAGCTGCTGCAGCACGCGATTTTCATCGATGCTCGTCCCATTGGCAGAAGGCTGAACGCCTGTCTGGGCTAGCGCTTGAACGGCCTCCTGAATCGGCTCGACCAGATTGATCGGCGCCTGCCAATGGTGCTGCTCCTCGCTTCTGGACGGATTGCCCATCATATGCAGCAGCGACGTCAGCACCTGCTTCGCTTGGTCCGGCCCGGCAAGCGCGAGCGCCTCGAACGCTTTGTTATGGAAATCGAACACATGCCCGCCGTCCAAATAGAAATGGTCCGTAGCGGCAACGAGCATCATGTCGGCCAGCTGCTCCGGCGTCATCCCCTTGTCGACGGCCGTAATCAGAAGCTTTTCCGCTCCCTGCGTATCCCGCACCTCGATGCAGTTGCGGTACCAGCCGGCCAGCCTGTCGAACGATGCATCCGCCGATGGCAGCGGACCGAGCAAATAGTGAAGGCCGCGTCCCGCGCTGCCCCGCGCCACATGGACGAGACCTTGATAGAGCGCTAGAATCCGCCCCGTCTTATCCAGCTTCGGAATGATATTGACCATCGCCGTGAGAATGGTCAGTCCCGAGTTCCAGCCGCTGCCGCTGCGCGTCCCGAACGCGATGCCGACCGCGGCGATTTCCGCATCCGTCACGTTCGCCTCGACGAGGCCGACGATCGCCTTCGCGATGACAAGGCTAATATTTTGCTCAAGACCTTCCATTAAGCGGTCTTTATATTTCTGAACATGGTTCGCCGCTCGCGGCAGCGGGTTGACGTAAACGATCTCGTCTTCGATACGGACCTCGTGGGACGGCACGTCGTCCGCCCAAGGATCGAATGTCCCGCCGCTGCATACGTCAAAACGGGCATGATGCCAATGACAGGTCAAGATCCCGTCGCACAAGCTTCCCATATGAAGCGGAAAGCCAAGATGCGGGCAGCGGTTATCGACGGCAAAAATACCTTCCTCGTGCGAAAATACGGCGATGCCGCCTTTAATGACGGACGAGCCCTTTTCCTTCAGCTCCTGGACAGATCCTGCTTTGATCCACTCTGCGGTTCGACTCATGTTTCTTGTTCATCCTCCCCATTTCGTGCTCTCCACTTCTTCGCTAATGGCGCCCGCTAGTCCTTCATGAGCCAGAACATTAAATATTGCAGCGCCGCCATGCCCGCGACGACAACCGGCAGCCAAATCGATTCCAAATCTTTGGAAACGAAGAGCAGCATCGAAATCGACAGCACGCGCCCGAAATTCAGGAACACCTCGCGCATGACGACCGACTCGACCTTAAGCTGTCCTTTAAGCGGCAGCTTGCCGATTAACCGGTAGTAGTACGACGTGAGCGTATTGACCGCAAGCGGATTGCAGATCGAGAACGCGACCATGTAGAAAACGACCGTCCACGCCGTTACGTCATACAGCAGAAACGCCGCGCCAAGCAGGATGCCGCTCGTCGAGAACAGCACATGCTTGCGCACCTGTTCCTTTTTCGCTTTGCGTGAAATGATATAGCCCGTCGCAACGGTAAGCGCCGAGAAGAAGACGCCGAGATAGCCGACATAGTCTTCTCTTCCGACGGTTTGATAGAGCAAAATATTCGGCAGAAACAGCATGATGCCCTGAAAAAGCCCCAGCACGAAGAACGCCAACAGGCCGCCGACCCATTGCGCGTTTCTCCTCATCACGAGGCCTACGAGATTCAAATGATAGGCGCGGTGATGCGATTTCTCCAGCGGAATGCGGAAGCTGATGATCGAGGCGACGACGAACATAATGAACGCGAGCAGAAAGGTGATGATATAGCCTCGCAGACCTTCGTTAAATTGAATAATAAACCCGGCCAGCGCCGGTCCGAGAAGCCCCGCCAAATTAAATACGACCATATTGATCGCCAGGAAGCGGACGCGATTGTTCTCGGTCGATACGTCATACATGAGCACGAGGTACCCGGTCCAATACAGTCCTGAAGCCAATCCTTGAAAAATAGCGAACGGCACATACCAGGACGCGACATTTTCCTGCGCGATGACGACCAGCAGGTAAAATAAAGCGATCATCAAGATGCCCAGCCGATACGTGACCATCCGGTCCTTGCGTTTCGTGATCCAGCCGCCAATCGCGAAGGCAACCGGCGTGAATAGGAAAACGATCATATTGTAGAAGCCGTTTACGGTCAAATCATGCGTGAGCCGCCATAAATACAAGTTTAAAAAAAGCCCCGACATCGAGGCTCCGAATTGAAAGCAGCCATGAATCATTAGCGCAATAATGGCTTGCCTGCCGAGCTGTCTTTCCTTTGGAACCGGATTGCCTTTCATAGCACTCATTCTCAATCCAAGCGCCGCCTTCATCTGTGCGAGTCCCCCTCCGACCAAGCCATCCAATTGCTGTCATTGTAACACAGCGGGCTGAAGCGGTAAGCGCTTACCGGTCCCTTCTATCGCCAAATAACCCCCTCTGCTCGTATTTCGCCCCGAATACGCGGACTAATCGGTCTTTTTGCCCCTGTCAGTACGATTCGGGCGCCCATACTTCGCTTGACTGAACGCATCGGCCGTCATGGCTTTTCCGGGTGTCCGAAATGCCCTATAGAAATGTCCGATTCGAACCCTTACCCCATGCCCGCAATCGTTTACAATGAGGAGGATGAATACGTTTTCGAGGAGGCATTTTACGATGTGGGAAGCATCTTGGATATGGGACGGCGGCGAAGCGAGTCCGCGCAACGCGTGGCGCTGCTTCCGTAAAAGTTTTGATTACGCTGGCGGTGGCGATACGAAGGTGAAGCTGACGGCGGATACCCGCTACGTGCTGTACGTGAACGGGACGCAGGTCGGTCGAGGTCCGGTCCGTTCATGGCCGTTCGAGCTCGTCTATGATGAATATGAAATTGGCCATTTGTTGAACAATCACGCTCCGAATACGATTGCCGTACTGGTGATCCACGCCGGCGTGGCAACCTTCCAATCGCTGCGTGAACGCGGCGGCCTGCTGCTTCAAGTCGAATCGGGCAGCGGGGACGTCATCGAGCGTACCGATGCGTCCTGGAAAACGGCGGTGCATGCGGCGTATGACGCGACATCCTCCCGTATCTCCTGCCAGCTTCCTTTTACCGAGCGTTATGACGCGAGAAGCTGGAACGACGCTTGGATGGAAGCCTCCTTCGACGATTCCGCGTGGGAAGAGGCGACGGTGATCGGCAATGCAGGCATGGCGCCGTGGACAAGCCTTGTGCCGCGCCCCATTCCGTATTTGACGGAGGAGCCGGTCTATCCCGTTCGCGTGGAGGAGCTGAATTTCGTGCGGCCGGTACCGTGGAGCGCCGTCTTCGACGTGCGGACGATGCTCGTGCCAGACAGCGTCAACCACGCGAATCCGATCAGCTTCGTGGGGCTGATGGCGACGGTTGTATCGCTTCC
It includes:
- a CDS encoding cysteine hydrolase family protein is translated as MTNPSSNTNTALLIIDVQTAMFNEENPVHGHEELLERIGGLLGRARAGGIPVIYVQHNEGVGEELETGSPAWEIHTAIAPKDGEPRIQKFKPDSFEGTDLRDKLTAKGISQLVIAGLQTDYCINATVTRAAELGYDVTVAGDAHSTWGQNGQSAEQIIEAHNARFSSFARIQPSTAIIFES
- a CDS encoding Rieske (2Fe-2S) protein produces the protein MSRTAEWIKAGSVQELKEKGSSVIKGGIAVFSHEEGIFAVDNRCPHLGFPLHMGSLCDGILTCHWHHARFDVCSGGTFDPWADDVPSHEVRIEDEIVYVNPLPRAANHVQKYKDRLMEGLEQNISLVIAKAIVGLVEANVTDAEIAAVGIAFGTRSGSGWNSGLTILTAMVNIIPKLDKTGRILALYQGLVHVARGSAGRGLHYLLGPLPSADASFDRLAGWYRNCIEVRDTQGAEKLLITAVDKGMTPEQLADMMLVAATDHFYLDGGHVFDFHNKAFEALALAGPDQAKQVLTSLLHMMGNPSRSEEQHHWQAPINLVEPIQEAVQALAQTGVQPSANGTSIDENRVLQQLLSEQPLETVTLLKELLQAGASPAQLAQLVALAAAERIVRFHTQNDHRDWVAVLHTFTYAHALHVRLQKSEEPLLNRAIFHGAMSVYLDRFLNVPAAKRPKEASVAADSAVGTDDLLQLLDQRQQVDRAAQLVYDYANRGGEIEPLLNTLGHALLREDAEFHTFQMVEAAFAEYDQWRGRSDAFALRAQETMLLACTRYLAAHAPTARELPHTATIAWRLHRGERLFEE
- a CDS encoding MFS transporter; this translates as MSAMKGNPVPKERQLGRQAIIALMIHGCFQFGASMSGLFLNLYLWRLTHDLTVNGFYNMIVFLFTPVAFAIGGWITKRKDRMVTYRLGILMIALFYLLVVIAQENVASWYVPFAIFQGLASGLYWTGYLVLMYDVSTENNRVRFLAINMVVFNLAGLLGPALAGFIIQFNEGLRGYIITFLLAFIMFVVASIISFRIPLEKSHHRAYHLNLVGLVMRRNAQWVGGLLAFFVLGLFQGIMLFLPNILLYQTVGREDYVGYLGVFFSALTVATGYIISRKAKKEQVRKHVLFSTSGILLGAAFLLYDVTAWTVVFYMVAFSICNPLAVNTLTSYYYRLIGKLPLKGQLKVESVVMREVFLNFGRVLSISMLLFVSKDLESIWLPVVVAGMAALQYLMFWLMKD